From Cryptococcus neoformans var. neoformans B-3501A chromosome 6, whole genome shotgun sequence, the proteins below share one genomic window:
- a CDS encoding hypothetical protein (Match to EST gb|CF185686.1|CF185686) produces MEINPKPTQSSSGEGIINGGGNITSDQGVGGQRRDVTGGVGPSGAVIGVDNSRTSTPGAGPSTTPLPSKAGTPGATPQTPATAREVEDQAAADSSTGPSWEVQLAGRKRKWGMMGFTKEEQDIMEQDSLSLQLALAMDQEATLYPPPPTAFSSYEDAVQRLLPYHVWQVYDEELDTWEKADVAKETKEAEDILDKIKGLKERFAKARRREDDRLSPLPSTISFFQSSTTNEREELTSLQTKLRTARAELSAIEQEQKKIAEEKRKERMEEEGRKAVAAMAMQQAARQQLVAQAQAQNSNQASSRAATPSSQLSGPSPVGTPTRIGSPPKRGRGRPPAMSKISGPPPGSFPARAGPSGTPTTSGVNTPVVPGTPQSGAASGIGAGRPPGQMVNGSGTSTPVRPPNPPPQGPVSITVNLSLIPQLVAIGLIAVPPNTAPGAPKPPGIIIKSLDDKKSVVVQINLAMCSKPQLLGLAKVLNVNTVKSATPSAPSTPGGSGSGSGAGPSVK; encoded by the exons ATGGAAATCAACCCCAAACCGACACAATCATCTTCTGGAGAAGGTATCATCAATGGTGGCGGAAACATAACCTCTGATCAGGGTGTCGGTGGTCAGCGGAGAGATGTCACTGGTGGGGTTGGTCCCAGTGGAGCAGTGATTGGGGTGGATAACTCTAGGACTTCTACTCCTGGCGCCGGCCCCTCGACCACGCCCTTACCCTCAAAAGCTGGAACCCCAGGAGCAACACCCCAAACACCAGCTACTGCACGAGAAGTAGAAGACCAGGCAGCTGCGGACTCTAGCACTGGCCCTAGTTGGGAGGTTCAGTTGGCAGgtaggaagaggaagtgggGTATGATGGGCTTTAcaaaggaagagcaagatATCATGGAACAGGACTCCTTATC GTTGCAACTGGCTTTGGCAATGGACCAAGAAGCCACTCTctatccaccaccaccgacTGCGTTTTCGTCCTATGAGGATGCAGTGCAACGGTTACTACCGTATCATGTGTGGCAAGTGTACGATGAAGAGTTGGATACATGGGAAAAGGCAGATGTTGCGAAAG aaacaaaagaagcggaagataTCCTGGACAAAATAAAAGGATTAAAAGAACGGTTTGCTAAAGCTCGTcggcgagaagatgat CGTCTGTCACCGCTACCATCAActatctctttcttccagtCGTCCACTACCAACGAACGCGAAGAGCTCACTTCCCTTCAAACAAAACTAAGGACCGCGAGAGCCGAGCTGAGTGCTATAGAGCAagaacagaagaagatagcagaggagaagaggaaagagaggatggaagaagaaggcagaaaAGCGGTGGCAGCTATGGCAATGCAGCAGGCAGCGCGGCAGCAGCTTGTGGCACAGGCTCAAGCGCAGAATTCAAATCAAGCATCATCAAGAGCAGCGACGCCTAGCTCCCAATTATCTGGACCTAGTCCAGTCGGTACTCCCACCAGAATAGGATCGCCACCCaaacgaggaagaggccgGCCGCCCGCTATGAGTAAAATCTCAGGACCACCTCCTGGTAGCTTTCCAGCGCGCGCAGGACCATCTGGCACGCCGACTACCTCAGGAGTCAATACGCCGGTTGTGCCCGGCACACCTCAATCTGGTGCTGCTAGTGGTATTGGTGCCGGTAGACCGCCGGGTCAAATGGTGAATGGATCTGGTACAAGCACGCCTGTCAGACCCccaaatcctcctccacagGGTCCTGTATCTATAACCGTCAACTT ATCATTAATACCGCAACTAGTTGCCATTGGTTTGATTGCTGTCCCCCCTAATACGGCACCAGGTGCACCAAAACCACCTGGAATAATTATTAAATCACTTGATGATAAGAAAAGTGTAGTAGTACAAAT AAACCTTGCGATGTGTTCAAAACCTCAGTTATTAGGACTTGCAAAAGTGTTAAATGTCAACACGGTTAAATCAGCAACTCCATCCGCACCATCGACTCCTGGAGGCTCAGGATCGGGATCAGGAGCAGGGCCGAGTGTCAAGTGA